One genomic region from Zalophus californianus isolate mZalCal1 chromosome 12, mZalCal1.pri.v2, whole genome shotgun sequence encodes:
- the ATG9B gene encoding autophagy-related protein 9B, whose amino-acid sequence MVRRVGWAGSRGRLGPWGDLGPGSVPLLPMPLPPLPPPPCRGPGRGRISIFSLSPAPHTRSSPSSAPPLVLGPPCPAVQAPGASQPRHSALPTPTTQAQPAMTPTSAPPSWGSHSTPPPASVTPPASRRCPQDPPGLRIGPLIPEQDYERLEDCDPEGSQDSPLHGEDQQPLLHVPEGLQGSWHHIQNLDSFFTKIYSYHQRNGFACILLEDVFQLGQFVFIVTFTTFLLRCVDYNILFANQPNNRTRLGLLHNKVTLADAILSSSQCAERIRSSPLLVFLLILAAAFWLLQLLRSVCNLFSYWDIQVFYREALHIPPEELSSVPWAEVQSRLLALQKSGGLCVQPRPLTELDVHHRILRYTNYKVALANKGLLPARCALPWGGSAAFLSRGLALNVDLLLFRGPFSLFRGGWELPDAYKRSDQRGALAARWRRTVLLLAAVNLALSPLVLAWQVLHAFYSHAELLRREPGALGARRWSRLAHLQLRHFNELPHELRARLARAYRPAAAFLRAAAPPAPLLALLARQLVFFAGALFAALLVLTVYDEDVLAVEHVLTAMTALGVTATVARSFIPEEQGRSRSPQFLLQAALAHMHYLPEEPGPAGRASAYRQMARLLQYRAVSLLEELLSPLLTPLFLLFWFSPRSLEIIDFFHHFTVDVAGVGDICSFALMDVKRHGHPQWLSAGQTEASLSQRAEDGKTELSLMRFSLVHPQWRPPGHSSKFLGHLRGRVQQDAAAWGATSVRSPPTPGVLSDSSSPLPEAFLANLLVQPLLPPRDLSPTAPCPAAATASLLASISRLAQDPSCVSPGGTGGQKLAQLPELASAEMSLHAIYLHQLHQQQQQELWGEASASSLSRPWSSPSQTLSPDEEKPSWSSDGSSPASSPRQQWRTQRTQNLLPGRFQETTDTQKERSQAPGTD is encoded by the exons ATGGTGAGGCGAGTGGGCTGGGCGGGGAGCAGAGGGCGGCTGGGGCCGTGGGGAGACCTGGGGCCTGGATCGGTGCCTCTCCTCCCCATGCccctgcctcctcttcctcctcctccatgtCGGGGGCCTGGCAGAGGGAGGATTTCCAtcttctctctgtcccctgcccctcacACAAGAAGCTCCCCTTCCTCGGCTCCCCCTCTGGTCCTGGGGCCCCCCTGCCCGGCGGTGCAGGCCCCAGGGGCCTCTCAGCCTCGCCAcagtgccctccccacccccacaacgCAGGCACAGCCCGCGATgacccccacctctgctcccccctcttggggctcccactccaccccacccccagcctcagtGACTCCCCCTGCCTCACGCCGATGCCCCCAGGACCCTCCTGGGCTGCGGATAGGCCCTCTGATCCCTGAGCAGGATTATGAGCGGCTGGAAGACTGTGACCCTGAGGGGTCCCAAGACTCACCCCTCCATGGGGAGGATCAGCAGCCCCTGCTCCATGTGCCCGAAGGGCTCCAAG GCTCCTGGCACCACATCCAGAACCTGGACAGCTTCTTCACCAAG ATCTATAGCTACCACCAGAGGAATGGCTTTGCCTGCATCCTGCTGGAGGATGTCTTCCAATTGGG ACAATTTGTCTTCATTGTCACCTTCACAACCTTCCTCCTTCGGTGCGTGGATTACAACATCCTCTTtgccaaccaaccaaacaaccgGACAAGACTTGGGTTGCTCCACAACAAAGTAACCTTGGCGGATGCCATCTTATCCTCCTCCCAGTGTGCCGAGCG GATCCGCTCCAGCCCCCTGCTGGTCTTCCTGCTGATCCTGGCTGCAGCCTTCTGGCTGTTACAGCTGCTTCGCTCAGTCTGCAACCTCTTCAGCTACTGGGACATCCAGGTGTTTTACAGGGAGGCCCTGCACATCCCCCCG GAGGAGCTCAGCTCGGTGCCCTGGGCTGAGGTGCAGTCCCGCCTGCTGGCGCTGCAGAAGAGCGGGGGGCTGTGCGTGCAGCCGCGGCCGCTGACCGAGCTCGACGTCCACCACCGCATCCTGCGCTACACCAACTACAAGGTGGCGCTGGCCAACAAGGGCCTGCTGCCGGCCCGCTGCGCGCTGCCCTGGGGAGGCAGTGCGGCCTTCCTCAGCCGCGGCCTGGCGCTCAACGTCGACCTGCTTCTCTTCCGCGGGCCCTTCTCGCTCTTCCGCGGGGGCTGGGAGCTGCCCGACGCCTACAAGCGCAGCGACCAGCGGGGCGCCCTGGCCGCGCGCTGGCGGCGCACGGTGCTCCTGCTGGCCGCCGTGAACCTGGCGCTGAGCCCGCTGGTGCTGGCCTGGCAGGTGCTGCACGCCTTCTACAGCCACGCGGAGCTGCTGCGGCGCGAGCCCGGGGCGCTGGGGGCGCGCCGCTGGTCCCGCCTGGCCCACCTGCAGCTGCGCCACTTCAACGAGCTGCCGCACGAGCTGCGTGCGCGCCTGGCCCGCGCCTACCGCCCCGCCGCCGCCTTCCTGCGCGCCgccgcgccccccgcgcccctGCTCGCGCTGCTGGCCCGCCAGCTCGTCTTCTTCGCCGGCGCGCTCTTCGCCGCGCTGCTCGTGCTCACCGTCTACGACGAGGACGTGCTGGCCGTGGAGCACGTGCTCACCGCCATGACCGCGCTCGGGGTCACGGCCACCGTGGCCAG GTCTTTCATTCCGGAAGAGCAGGGCCGGAGTCGTTCCCCGCAGTTCCTGCTGCAGGCGGCTTTGGCGCACATGCACTACCTCCCAGAGGAGCCCGGCCCTGCGGGCAGGGCCAGCGCTTACCGGCAGATGGCGCGGCTGTTGCAGTACCGAGCG GTCTCCCTCCTGGAGGAGCTCCTGTCCCCTCTCCTCACTCCGCTGTTTCTGCTCTTCTGGTTCTCCCCTCGTTCCCTGGAGATCATTGACTTTTTTCATCACTTCACTGTGGATGTGGCTGGAGTTGGGGACATCTGTTCCTTCGCCCTTATGGATGTGAAGCGCCACGGCCACCCTCAG TGGCTCTCAGCAGGACAGACAGAGGCCTCACTGTCTCAGCGTGCGGAGGATGGGAAGACTGAGCTCTCCTTGATGAGGTTCTCCCTGGTGCACCCACAATGGCGCCCCCCAGGGCACAGCTCCAAGTTCCTGGGGCACCTTCGGGGCAGGGTACAACAAGATGCAGCAGCCTGGGGCGCCACCTCTGTTCGCAGCCCCCCCACGCCTGGGGTGCTCAGTGATTCTTCCTCACCTCTG CCCGAGGCCTTCCTGGCCAACCTCTTGGtgcagcccctcctgcccccacggGACCTGAGCCCCACGGCCCCCTGCCCAGCTGCAGCCACAGCCAGCCTCCTGGCCTCCATTTCCCGCCTTGCCCAGGACCCGAG CTGTGTGTCCCCAGGAGGCACTGGGGGCCAGAAGTTGGCCCAGCTTCCAGAGCTTGCTTCTGCTGAGATGAGTCTTCATGCCATCTACCTGCACCAG CTCCAtcaacagcagcagcaggaacTGTGGGGCGAGGCTTCAGCCTCTTCCCTGTCCAGGCCCTGGTCCAGCCCCTCCCAGACACTCTCGCCCGATGAGGAGAAGCCATCCTGGTCAAGTGATG gctccagtcctgcctccagccccAGACAGCAGTGGAGAACCCAGAGGACCCAGAATCTGCTCCCTGGAAGGTTTCAGGAGACCACAGACACCCAGAAGGAGCGTAGTCAGGCCCCTGGCACTGACTGA